A region of Cucumis melo cultivar AY chromosome 2, USDA_Cmelo_AY_1.0, whole genome shotgun sequence DNA encodes the following proteins:
- the LOC103494130 gene encoding transcription factor BEE 3-like — MADHDFTSSFPLEDPNLELMASHFSPSIPNFTHFLPFSTTNTEIFSQFIPPNFPENNATSSFTTSPVLPSHSVFGPPAPTPSVSTTTHHFHDINNHKRKSMPMDVSESTSGISTPQVSESGFNTKYSSGKGKRLKSLEKEEEKSTREVVHVRARRGQATDSHSLAERVRRGKINERLRCLKDIVPGCYKTMGMAVMLDEIINYVQSLQNQVEFLSMKLAAASSFYDFNSEADAISKLQRAKAHEAKELERLMKEGYGGIACFHSNLPL; from the exons ATGGCTGATCATGATTTCACTTCCTCTTTCCCTCTTGAAGATCCAAATTTAGAACTCATGGCTTCTCATTTTTCTCCTTCAATTCCCAATTTCACTCACTTTTTGCCATTCTCCACCACTAATACAGAAATATTTTCACAATTTATTCCACCAAATTTCCCAGAAAATAATGCTACTTCGTCTTTTACTACTTCCCCTGTTTTGCCTTCTCACTCTGTTTTCGGCCCACCTGCTCCTACTCCCTCCGTTTCTACTACTACTCATCACTTCCATGATATCAATAACCACAAGAGAAAATCTATGCCTATGGATGTTTCCGAAAGTACTTCTGGAATTTCCACTCCTCAAGTTTCTGAATCTGGGTTCAACACTAAATAT AGCTCTGGGAAAGGGAAGAGGTTGAAAAGCTTAGAGAAAGAAGAGGAGAAATCAACTAGAGAAGTGGTTCATGTTAGAGCTAGAAGAGGCCAAGCCACTGATAGCCACAGTTTAGCTGAAAGG GTGAGAAGAGGAAAAATCAATGAAAGACTAAGATGCTTGAAAGACATTGTCCCAGGATGCTACAAg ACCATGGGCATGGCAGTAATGTTGGATGAGATAATTAATTATGTCCAGTCTCTACAGAATCAAGTGGAG TTCCTATCCATGAAACTTGCTGCAGCTAGCTCTTTCTATGACTTCAACTCAGAGGCAGATGCCATATCAAAATTACAA AGGGCAAAGGCACATGAAGCAAAAGAATTGGAGAGATTGATGAAGGAAGGATATGGAGGAATAGCTTGCTTCCACTCAAATTTGCCCCTTTGa